Below is a genomic region from Brassica oleracea var. oleracea cultivar TO1000 chromosome C9, BOL, whole genome shotgun sequence.
GAGATATTTAACGTTTTTAGTAATTTATAGTCGTTTTAAAATTTAAAATATAACATATATAAAAAATATATTTTTAATTATATGGTTAATGTGATTGTTTAGTATCTTTAATAATATAAGATTAAACAAAAAAGAGCTAAGATACAAAAATTGTTATCAAATATTTATTATTTATAATCATTAATTGTCATATATATGTTAATCATATTAGGTAATTCCGTAGCTTTTAGTTAAGGAAAGTGCGAGAATATTCTTTTGTATATTATTTATCAATTTGATAGTTAGTTTTAAAAAAAAAAGTATAATATAAGTTCAGATGGACCGATCTATTTTTCTAAAAATTCTGAATTTCATTTTCATGGTGACACGTGGGTACAAAACAATGTTATTCAATTAATATATAAGGTATCTACATAATGTGTTTTCATGACAGCTAATATATATAGAGAAAAGCTTTGGAGAGTAATTGTTAATTTGCCGAAATTGCTGACTTGCAAGTCATTTATAATATTATCAAATTCAATTATCATAAGGGAAGTGACCTCATTGATCTGTCCATTACATGTTTAAACTTTTAGAAAGGGGTTCAATGAATATAAAACAATCCTTGTTTGGGAATATTCCTCATCAGTTGCATCATTGAGATATATATTATTACATCAAATTAAAGTGAAACTAATTCTATTTGACATCTCTTTGTTACTAATTTTTAATTAATTGAGAATAAAATGAAGGAATTGTCCAATTTGAGGTCTGAACTAGGGGCTGTGGTTGCATGCACTGACTTTGCTTTCTAAATTCATTAACTTTTCCCTCATCTTTCCAATTTACTATTTGCTTTCTCAGAGTTGGAGCCAGCCTCTTTGAGACTCATTTAGCAGCCCAATTTTGTACATTTTCTAATATAAAATATATGTACATAGGATAATAGGAGTATTATTTTTTTAATTGAAATCTGTTAATAAAAACCGTGTGTCTCTCCGTTTATTAAACTATTAAACTGAAAAAAAAATTAGGTTACCCTTTTGATTAGAACAAATTTGAAAAGTGGATATGCTGCTTGCGTTTTGATAAATAGAATCAAATAGAAATTTTAAAAAAAAATCGAAACAAAATGCTAAATAAGAGTAGGGCCATATTTTGATGGTTCAACCTAACTTTGCATTTTCTTTTCTCATTATCTTTAAAATTTTATTATATATTTTCATAGTTAATACATGACACGTAAACCGGGACATCATTCGTAAAAAGCAATACACTTAAATTTGAATTTTTTTTTAAATGTATTTATATTTTGCCAAAGGTATCCTCAATACATGGTGGGGAAATAAATCAAAGGAGGTTCTAAAATACATTTTTTACCAAACGAAGTATTAGCCTATTGGTAAAGAAGTATTTACTAGACATTTTCCCATCCAGATTCAATTTTTTGTTCGGAGGAGACTATTTATAATATCTGAATTTCCGGTAAAGAAATAAAATTATTTTTTTATATTAAGAAAGTACATTTTTGTTGATCCCTCCTTTTAAGATACCACATTATAAAAAGCATTTATAATATTTTAGATAGTTTTATTTAATAGAATATTTAACAGGACTTTTTAAAATTGTAATATTTTAGAAAATGAAGTTTTTGAAATATTCCTCTTAATAGAATTAATTCCGTTTAGTAGCTAATATATCGTTCTAAATAAACTTATTAGATATGGATTTCACCAAACCCTAATGCGTCAATTAGTCGTCATTTGATCTCTCATTGAAGACTGTTTTAATATTTTATACATAATTATTAGTTTATACAAATAGAAAATGTAATGAAGTTCCAGAAAGAGCGAGCTATGGACCCACGTGATTATTGTCCCCTGCCTCTGCTTAGAGGTTAAGTACAGTATATTGTTTTATAAGTATTACTATGAAAGTTAGATTTTCTAAAACACGTACGTTTATTAAGAATTTAAGATTTTCTAAAGCATGTACATTTATTAAGAATTTAATAAATGTTTATAATTTAATTTATTTTTTACTTTATTATAAACTTTCCAATAATTTTCCACCAATGGAATTTAATCAATTCAAATATTCTCAATTAATGTTCCTCAAAAGTATAAAAAAATACTTTAACAATATAGAAAATCTATCTTTGTGGAACAAGAAAAAAATCTAAAACATATTATTTTCGGAAACGGAGGTATTATCTTTTTCTGCCAGATAATTTCGTTTAATTTAAATTTGAACTTTGATGCATATTAAGAGCCGATCGTTAAGAACATGGACTGCGCAATGCACGTGGTTTCGTACGGTGCAGATCTACAAAGAGATTCCGTCATAAACGGCGTCGTGCACTGTAGTAGTAGTGGATGATTAACAAATAATTAACTACCAACCGTACCTAAAATTAGTAATGTACGAGGTGAAAATGAAATTATTAGAAGGTAACTTTGGTCAAGTCGTCTCAGTGAGTCTGGAGGCGGAATTTCAAAAATACGCTCTATTTTAAAGTTTCTAAAATTCTATATTTAAAATTTAAATGTGTTGTTCTCCAAAATCAAAACGTTAAACTTAATTTTAAAACTATTATATTACGATCCTTGTATTTGTCATAATTAATTTAAATTCATAAAAGTTTTACTAACACATATATAAAAATATTGCAACAATAGTAATTAGCAAAATATTATATTAAAATATAAAATTTCACAAATAACATAATTAATAATACAATTTAAGCAAAATATCACAATATTCCATAAAATTATTTCATCAACGCATATATGATCATCCGGTACATTTCAAAGTAAAAATAACTCTATTTATTTGTAATTTGTAGATTACGAATTAAAAATTGTTGAAATCTGGTGATATTAATACATTAGATCTGAAAAAAATTAAAAAGGAAAAAAAAAATATTGCTAAAATACCTAACTTCTACTGATGATATTAATACTCGTGAATAGTACGAAAAAATATATAAAAAACAACAACAACCATTTTCGGTTACACAAAAATTGTTTAGACAATATTTTGGAGGTCCCATATCAAGTTTACCTGACTGTTAGTGTTGTTTTAATATATAAATTTGTGTAAGATTAATGTCTTCATGTAATTTTTTAAAAGATTTTTTTGTTAAGTTTCTTTTGTATATTGTTTCCATATGAATCTAGTTTTAAAATAATTTAAATCTTATTTTAATTTTTTTCAATTTTATGTGTAAAAATTTAATTTATAAAAAAATGAAATATTTATGAGATAGAAAAAGTTTAAGGATTAAAATGATAAACGAAAAAAATATTTGAGAATTATAAATGTGATGTATAATTGTAGGAACCAAATTGCAAACAAAAATATGAAATTTCAAATTTGAAGTTTTGAGTAGTGAAACTTCAGACATAGAGTTTCACTCCTCAAAATTACAAATTTAAAGTTTTAAAATTCATTTTTGGAGAGCAAAAAAATTTATATTTGAAATTATAAAGTATCTTTTAGAGATCTTCTAAATATAGAGTATGATTGGTTTTTTTAGAGTAAATTGGAGTAAAAAGAAAAGATGGGAAAGAGATGACAATAAAATGAAAGAAAAGAAAAGTAGAAAGAGAAAGAAAATAGAGTAAATGGTATTAATCTAGCGAAACTTAGAGTAACAATAAGTGTGTATTTCTTTAAAAAAAAAATAAGTTTGTATTTTTCTTTGTTAAAACAGTAATTAGAGTTATACCAAAAAAACCGTAATTAGAGGAAATATGAGGGAACAATATTTCATTTGATTTGCTCTCTATAGACTATACAATCACACCCATAATTTGGTAAACACTTGGTTATAAGACCATCCGTTAGGTTTTGCTTCAATTTTTAACCGTATGTTTTATTCAGTTTTTTGGTCAATGTTTTATTGATCTAACTATATGACTTTATAATAGAATAATTTTCAAGGGTAGCATAAAAAAAATTTTATCAATTTTTTTAATAATAAAATAGTACACAGAAAAAAAAATGACTAGTTAAATATTCATTAAAAGATATTAAAACACATACATTCCTTAGATTAATTAGTTGAGAATTATAGTTTCGATTTTTGGGAGTGACGGTTAGGGTTTAGGGGTTATGATTTAGGAGGTTTAGGATATAATTTAAAATAATATTTTTTAAAAAAATAATTATATTATATGTTATTCTGTGATAAAAAATTATTGTGTTTATTGGTCATTTTTCTTCTATGTTATTCTGTGATAAAAAATATTTTATACTTTTTATGAGAATTGCCGCTTTATAATTTATCACTAATTTATTCTATCACAAATTACAAAAACTAGTCCAGAGACAACTCTGCAACTTACTCGTTCTGTTTTGAAAATATCAATATTTTAGAAAAAAATTGTTATAAAAAATACATTTTAATGTATTACTTAATGAAATTGTAAACTACAAAAACATCATTGTGTTTATTGAAATTATATTGGTCAAAATTTATAGAAAATAGTTAATTACAAAAAATAATGTATTGTTGATCAAAATTGAATTTTTTTCTTAATCATGTATATTTTTAAAACAAAGGAAGTTTAATTTTATATGTTTTATAAAAATTTATGTCTAAATTGTTCTTTTTCACCATCATAAACTATCTTATAATGATTTACATATCATATTTCATTTCTATTGTATCAAAAATATTTGTATACAGATTTTCGTTTTATTTGTATATATAGTTGTTGATAAATCTTTTTTTTCATTTGAAAACTAAATATCAGGATGTATAATCATTAATTAAATTTTGGTCAAACTATTGGAAAAATAAAACTTTCACACCCTTATTTTATTTTTTCGTCCTATTAGTATAGTAAATCAAGGAATGTTGAACTTTAAATGGCTTCTAAAAGCATAGGGATTCCAAACCTAAATGTTTTCATATTTTATTATGGTATTGTGAAACAGTTTTTTCATGTAATATATATATATATATATATATAATTTATTTATTTTAAAAATCTTTGCGGAAATATTAAAGGATGTTCTAACAACTTCGAATAGAGATATCTATAAATTTTTGGTTTTGAATTCGATTCAGTTAAACTATACTGTAGAAAGATTTCGGTTTGGTACTTGGTTAATTTAGTTAACCACGTGTTGGTGATCTAGTGTTAGATGGACTTTCGGTTGCTAAACAACCTAGATTTGAAATCACCCCATTACACTCCATCATATCGCGACACGGATATAAGTCTATTATTTAGGAGTCATTTAAATATTCGGAAAGATGATCCATCCGTGAATATACCTCTACTTAGAGATTAGTTTAGACTCTCTATATATCCGGGATACTTTCAAATAATATCAAAATATTATAATGTTTATTTTTAATGATAAATTTATCTTTAATTTTTTTCAACATTTTGAAGTTATTTTATTGAATTATACCTAGGACATATATATCCTATGATATGTACTCAGAATTCATAAAATATATGAAATAATCTAATAAAATAGATGAAATTCAAATCGTTAAAATTTAATTAATATATAGTATTTTCAAAATACAGTATTTTTTTATTTCTGTGGTAAAAATATTTTAAATATATAAATCTGAAAAGATTTTTTTAATTGAAATTAATAACTCTATAGCTAAATTAATTATTAAGTATATTTTTGATATATAGAGTTTTAATGTAGATCAGAATTAATTAAAAGAGAGTGAATTATAGTAACGAACTAGGATAAGACATGCGCAGTGAATTTATATTAAAATTATTGAATAAATATCGTATGAAAAAATAAAATTTATATTCTTGATCGAATTAATATTTTTGACCCTTAAACAGTTTTTTTTAAACTTTTTTGTTAATTATATAATTTTTTTACTGATGAGCTCATCTCATTTTTAAAAATATTTTAGGTCAAAAAATCACTTATCGCATAAGAACCTAACGTTTAGGCCGAAAAATCATAAGCCTACTATTTGGTTACAATAAAACTATGTCAACTCGATTTTATATCATGATTTAACAATTTAAAAATTAATTATGGTTATGAGAAGTTTACGTTCACGTGCCAATCCTATCTATCTTCAATATTTTTCTCATTTTTGTGTCGTTTTTTTTTCATTTTGATTATTACTCGATATAAATATTGATTTTTGAGTTTATTCTTATTTCGTTATTTTTTTTTTGGCCTGAGATTTAAAAAATGTTTAAGATTATTAAAAATATACATACTTAGGTTAAGATCCGCGTCTTGTGCATAATAAATATTTTGTGAAGAAAATTACTTTTTACCTAGAAGTATTATTAAAATTATAAACTAAAAACTACTCAACCAATTACAAAATATAACTATTAAATTTGATTGGCTACACAGTTTTTGATAAACTTAAAGTTACCTAGAAAGATGAGAACATCTTATATACTAAAACATTAAAAATATTCTAAACATCTTACATTTTAGAACAAAATGAGTACTTATTTTATGTTTTTCTGCATATTATGAAGTAATTAAATAATAATTATATATTAAATAACTTAACAATCAATTACTATTATGTAATAAATTGGCGTGCCGTATAAATCAAACTACCGCTCTTTTTTATTCGCAATCATTTTAGGGTAAATAAATCAAAACAATCAATATTATTTATCGTATATGATATATAATTAAATTTAAATGATATTAACATAGATATATAGTATACTTTTAATATGAATATTTATTAAATGAGGGTTCTACTCGTATGATTTTATGATTATTTGCATATTTGTGTAACAAAATTTTACACAAACGATTTTTTTTTAATGTGGAATGTTTAGTGGTTTCAATAATCTATAATCATTTATAAAAAACAATGAAAATTTCAAAATTAAAATCTTAACTTTTCAATATATGTTCAACGCAGATATCAAAATATAAGTATGTTTTTTTCATATGATATATAGTTTAATTTAAACAATATGAAATATATGTATATATATATATTAACATAAACACCTATTAAAATAAAATTATTTATTCATATGATTTTATAATCATTGTATCTTATTATAGAAAAAAAATTAAACATTGATCACAAATGTTTATGTGAGACTTTTAACAGTTTTAGTAATTTATACTCGTTTTGAAAAAATTAAAATACAATATATACAAAAGAATCTAAATTTTTATTATATGATTAATGTAATTGTGTAATTATTTTAATAATAAATAATTTAAAAAAATGATAAAAAATATACAAATTGTTAGCAAATCTTTATTATTTAAAATCATTAATTGTCATATATATCTTAATCACATTAGGTAATTCTGTAAGTTATAAATAAGGAAAAAATATATAATAATTTCAATTTGATAAATGAACTGTCCATAATGGATATGCTATATAATATAACAAGCCCTAACAATTTAATTTTGGAGTAACAAAATTCTTAATTGATTTTCGAACCGGTCATGTAAGCAAAACTAACATAAATTACATGTTATAACTTTTAAAATGTTTTTTTATTAATAATATTAATATATAGGGGATAGTTGTAAAGAGTTTCGCTAATTTTCTAATATGGATGCAATTTTCAAGACATTGACTGTTTTACTACCTCCGTTCCCGAAAGTAAGATGTTTTAGATTTTTTTCTTGTTCCGCAAAGATATATTTTCTATATTGTTAAGGTACTTTTTTATAATTTTAAGGAACATTAATTGAGAATATTTGAATTGATTAAATTTTATTGGTGGAAAGTTATTGGAAAGTATATAAGAAAGTAAAAAATAAATTAAATTATAAACATTTATTAAATTTTTAATAAATGTGCATACTCTAAAAAATTTTACTTTGAGGAACAGAGGAGTATCATTTAATCTTGATTTTTGGTCAACATTTACCTATGTAGCATTAATCACACCATTAATTACATCACTCAAAATCTACACTTACCATTAATAAATTTTATATTTCCAAAATAGGTTTACAAAAAAAAAGTACAACCACCTACCGATATTGTAATTAAAATAAATAAAATCATTTAAATTTGTACAAAATGATAAAACAATGGGCGGTCTTCCAGAACCACCATCCATTATTTCATATAGAAAAATAAATAATCAAGTGGATGCATGGAACTTGGCTTCTATATAATCCACATCAAACCCTTCATCAAAAACCTCTTTCCCCTTCACACATCTTCTCCTCCTTATCTCCAAATTCTTTACGTGTTTTTCTGTTTTTGTTCTTATATTTAGAAATCTCCTCTGTTTTCTTCTTCACAACATATCAAACAAACAAAACTCCTTTTCCTCTGTTTCTTCCCGACAACATATCAAACACAAAAACTCAGACCCTTTGATGATCGGACACTGATGACTCCCGTTCTCTGCGAAATCTTGCTCTCTGGGCTCACGGTTAAATCTGCTCTCTGCCGTAGAACCCATCTCGTTCAATCTTTCTCCG
It encodes:
- the LOC106319123 gene encoding uncharacterized protein LOC106319123, whose amino-acid sequence is MTPVLCEILLSGLTVKSALCRRTHLVQSFSVVFLYWFYNVS